AAGGGAGAACAGCCTACCTACTGACAAGAGTAAGGGAGAACAGCCTATCTACTGACAAGAGTAAGGGAGAACAGCCTACCTACTGACAAGAGTAAGGGAGAACAGCCTACCTACTGACAAGAGTAAGGGAGAACAGCCTACCTACTGACAAGAGTAAGGGAGAACAGCCTACCTACTGACAAGAGTAATGGAGAACAGCCTACCTACTGACAAGAGTAAGGGAGAACAGCCTACCTACTGACAAGAGTAAGGGAGAACAGCCTACCTACTGACAAGAGTAAGGGAGAACAGCCTACCTACTGACAAGAGTAAGGGAGAACAGCCTACCTACTGACAAGAGTAAGGGAGAACAGCCTACCTACTGACAAGAGTAAGGGAGAACAGCCTACCTAATGACAAGAGTAAGGGAGAACAGCCTACCTACTGACAAGAGTAAGGGAGAACAGCCTACCTACTGACAAGAGTAAGGGAGAACAGTCTACCTACTGACAAGAGTAAGGGAGAACAGCCTACCTACTGACAAGAGTAAGGGAGAACAGCCTACCTACTGACAAGAGTAAGGGAGAACAGCCTACCTACTGACAAGAGTAAGGGAGAACAGCCTACCTACTGACAAGAGTAAGGGAGAACAGCCTACCTACTGACAAGAGTAAGCGAGAACAGCCCATCTACTGACAAGATCTTGGGAACACAGACTACCTACTGACAAGATCTTGGGAACGCAGACTACCTACTGACAAGATCTTGGGAAAACAGCCTACCTACTGACAAGATCTTGGGAACACAGACTATCTACTGACAAGATCTTGGGAACACAGACTACCTACTGACAAGATCTTGGGAAAAGACTACTGTACCTACTGACTAGGACATGCAGTATAACAAGGAGAGCAGCCTATATTCTGACGTGCTTTTAATATGTCCACCATCCTCAGGGTCTAGAACTTTCATCACCAAACACTCCACCCAGTTGGTCCCCCTCTATCTCTTTTGGTACAGATAGTGGACTTGGAGGACTATACCTGGATGAAGGCTCCCTCATACTCCAGGAAGAGGATGGGCCACGTGATGACGATGGGGTTCGGAATCATCTTCTTGGTTGAGTTCTATAAGTGAAGATACATAATGACATCACTGACCCTGTATCTGGGGGCTGGGCTGGGACAACCTCTCAATCGTTTCGAAGACGTTTTTGATAACACAGAATACAGTATAATCTGTGGGCGGAGTCACATTGTAAAATGGCTGCAGAGGTGAAAATCATGGACCAGCTAAGTAACAGGAAGTTATAGGAGGTCGACGGAGTCTGCAGTACAGGGCGTGACATGGTTAATGGTGCTGGACATGTGGAGGGAGGGTTTAAACCTAAGGTCACCCAACTCAACATGGTCATCATATCTGGCACTGGGTCACCTAGTACTGACCAGTAATAATGTAGGTGGCACATCCGTGGCATACTGACCGGCAGGTACTGTCCTGCGGTGGCGTGGCATATGGCATGGATGTTTGATGTCTTCTCCTTCACTAATTCCACCAGTTTCTCCACCTCAGTGACTTCATCTGAAAACAGAAAGAGAACTGAGCATGTTCACGGGAaatagcgccatacagagctGGGAATAATGTGGGTCTGAGACCCCCAGCAAATCAACCCCCACCACATCCTGTGAGCTCCTGGGTCAAGAGCTGGAGAGCGGGGATCTTCACTTACCATCCATAGTGAACAGGAAGACAATGGTGTCTGTCTCCGACACTGACGGGAGGACGCTCTTCACAAAATCTTCATGTGAGATGGTGAATTGTGGGCCCTGGAATGAACGAGAAGGTCACTGACCACGAGAGGTACAACGTGGAGGCTGATGGTCCCTGGTCAGTGTCAGTCAGGAGGATCTCATTAGCAGATAGCATTAAGGTGTTTTCTGCCAATGCTCCGAGGATAACCACAGGCGGCAGCAGGCTGGCTGTCACTGGCTGTGGCTGCCCGCCAACACTTCcacaggcttaggcctctttcatacaaccgttttttttccttccgtttatgggccgtttttttgcgttccatatacggaaccattcatttcaatggttccacaaaagaaaaggaatgtactctgtatgcattccgtttccgtatttcagtttttccgttccgttgaaagatagaacatgtcctattattgcccgcaaatcacgttccgtggctccattcaagtcaatgggtccgcaaaaaaaaaaaaacagaacacatacggaaatgcatccgtatgtcttccgtatccgttccgttcttgcggaaccatctattgaaaattttatgcccagcccaattttttctaagtaattactgtatatgccatacggaaaaacgaaacggaaaaacggaacagaaaggtaaacacaacggaaacaaaaaacggatcagtgaaaaaagcCTAACTGTTAATCTCCAGTGTGTAAACATCTGCCTATCACAAGGAGGTCCTCAGGGACTCATCGGCAGGTTTTCCATATCTAATTCACTCACCAGCGATGTCAGCTCCCCCTCCTGGTTCTCCAGAGTGTGGTATCCTCCATTAATGAAGCCCCGCACGTCTCGCCAGTctaggaagaggaagagggagggTCAATAATCCCCTACATGAATACCCTACACCACCACCGGGGGCAGTACAGATACCCTACACCACCACCGGGGGCAGTACAGATACCCTACACAACCACCACCGGGGGCAGTACAGATACCGTACACAACCACCATTGGGAGCAGTACAGATACCCTACACCACCACTGGGTGCAGTACAGATACCTTACACCTCCACTGGGTGCAGTACATATACCTTACACCTCCACTGGGTGCAGTACATATACCTTACACCTCCACTGGGGGCAGTACAGATACCCTACACCATCACTGGGTGCAGTACAGATACCATACACCACCACCAGGGGCAGTACAGATACCTTACACCTCCACCGGGGGCAGTACAGATACCATACACCACCACCAGGGGCAGTACAGATACCACACACCACCACCGGGGGCAGTACAGATACCGCACACCACCACCGGGGGCAGTACAGATACCGCACACCACCACTAGGGGCAGTACAGATACCGCACACCACCACCGGGGGCAGTACAGATACCGCACACCACCACCGGGGGCAGTACAGATACCGCACACCACCACCTGGGGCAGTACAGATACCCCACACCACCACCAGGGGCAGTACAGATACCGCACACCACCACCTGGGGCAGTACAGATACCCCACACCACCACCGGGGGCAGTACAGATACCATACACCACCACCAGGGGCAGTACAGATACCGCACACCACCACTGGGGGCAGTACAGATACCCTACACCACCACCGGGGGCAGTACAGATACCCTACACAACCACCACCGGGGGCAGTACAGATACCGTACACAACCACCATTGGGAGCAGTACAGATACCCTACACCACCACTGGGTGCAGTACAGATACCTTACACCTCCACTGGGTGCAGTACATATACCTTACACCTCCACTGGGTGCAGTACATATACCTTACACCTCCACTGGGGGCAGTACAGATACCCTACACCATCACTGGGTGCAGTACAGATACCATACACCACCACCAGGGGCAGTACAGATACCTTACACCTCCACCGGGGGCAGTACAGATACCATACACCACCACCAGGGGCAGTACAGATACCGCACACCACCACTGGGGGCAGTACAGATACCGCACACCACCACCGGGGGCAGTAGAGATACTGCACACCACCACTAGGGGCAGTACAGATACCGCACACCACCACCGGGGGCAGTACAGATACCGCACACCACCACCGGGGGCAGTACAGATACCGCACACCACCACCTGGGGCAGTACAGATACCCCACACCACCACCAGGGGCAGTACAGATACCGCACACCACCACCTGGGGCAGTACAGATACCCCACACCACCACCGGGGGCAGTACAGATACCATACACCACCACCAGGGGCAGTACAGATACCGCACACCACCACTGGGGGCAGTACAGATACCGCACACCACCACTGGGGGCAGTACAGATACCGCACACCACCACCGGGGGCAGTAGAGATACTGCACACCACCACCTGGGGCAGTACAGATACCGCACACCACCACCGGGGGCAGTACAGATACCGCACACCACCACCGGGGGCAGTACAGATACCGCACACCACCACCGGGGGCAGTACAGATACCCCACACCACCACCAGGGGCAGTACAGATACCGCACACCACCACCTGGGGCAGTACAGATACCCCACACCACCACCGGGGGCAGTACAGATACCATACACCACCACCAGGGGCAGTACAGATACCGCACACCACCACCAGGGGCAGTACAGATACCGCACACCACCACCGGGGGCAGTACAGATACTGCACACCACCACCTGGGGCAGTACAGATACCGCACACCACCACCTGGGGCAGTACAGATACCGCACACCACCACCGGGGGCAGTACAGATACCATACACCACCACCAGGGGCAGTACAGATACCGCACACCACCACCTGGGGCAGTACAGATACCGCACACCACCACCGGGGGCAGTACAGATACCATATACCACAACCAGGGGCAGTACAGATACCGCACACCACTGGGGGCCGTACAAGATAGAAATTCTGAGGGGTAAGAGCCACAGATTACCTGCCACGTTGTTTGTGGGTCTCTGGGGCTCTAACCGTGACAGGCACAAGGTAACCATGACCGATGTGCAGTGTGAGTGGTCGTcgcgtgtgctgtccgtgtaaTGTGTAGCAGTGCACCGTGTGTACACCGTATTACATGTTGTGATCCCAGGCCCCCCATCTCACCTGCGTTATAGGAGGGAGCACATTCCACGGCGTCCATGATCCCCACCAGTCCCAGCGTCCCCCAGCCCAAGAGGTACAGGTGCCCCTTCTTCTGGAGACTGAAACAAGACATAGTCAGTAGTGAGGGTCAGTGTGGTCACCAGCCCAGAGACACAGGGGCTACACATCACTCTGGTCagctctctgcttgctgtcactgaatggaGTCTACATTGTTCGGCTGCTGATCTGATAACCTGTCCTGTTCACTTCAGGTATCAGAGCATCACATGAGGTTATTACTATATGGAGGAAATCATGGGCAttcacattcactgacagcaagcataaACAGTGAATGATTTAGGCACAACTTTACTGACCAATAGTGCTGGGCGAGCatactcggccgaacaccattttgactcgagcatcgcgatgctccgCACATCGCTGTGCTCGgctgaataccgcgtgtgctccagcgcgatgctcgagtctcctccccgcacgtttgttacgcagccaataaacgtgcaggtaagtactgcccaaGTACTGCCcatactgtaatgccgtagccatgttggttactggcattacagtgattggctggccggaacgcgtcatcgggtgctatatagcacccgatgacacgtggttcggctcagtcttagtcagggagagctgcagcagaagggacagatagtgtagggacaggaattgttttttttttctatgcagggtttagtgttgaaaggtgttagacacccaaaagtccttttaaggactattcttttatctggctgcaaaatatatgaccaggtggtcagttggattgcagcagataatgcttccagtcggttaagcaccaccctgtcttccacaaagtccagtctcagtagacaagagtctggtcaacagaatcctcaccctgatactccttccacccaccatggagagtctaggcaaacaagtgatcccatactcggatattccgaggagctcttttaatcgccattccttgatttgggcctctcgccaagcccgcttgaagagggacatgaggtgataatgtgccctgattcccaaactcttgagcatccacagtcagaagaagatgacggtggggaacggcaattagtgtttcacgaggtggatgatgatgatgagacacagttgccaataagtcaaccgcaattagtgtctcaagaggttgatgatgaggatgagacacagttgtcaataagtgaggttcttgttaggtcaacaagtcaggaggatgagcagagtgaggaagtggaagaggaggtggtggacgatgaagtcactgacccaacctgggaaggtggcaagccgagcgaggacagcagtacagaggagggggggatccgcagcaccgcaacaggctggaaaaggcaatgtggtgcttaggggacaaacagcacaccgccgcagagctgtggcaggagataaaggaccagactgagctgtgggtcTTGCCACtccacctacaaccaggcatggttgtgtctgattaatggccgtaacttggtggcggctttggagctcagcaagctcacacacataccatgcctagcccacgtgttcaacctagtggttcagtggtttctcaaaacctgccccaatttgcctgagctactagtgaaggtgcgccgcgtctGTGCCCATTtctaaaagtcatctacagctgctgctggtctggcaacactgcagcagcgcttgaaattgacagctcaccggctgttgtgcgacgtgagcacgcgcggaaactccacgttccacatgttggccaggctttgtgagcagcagagggcagtagtggaataccagctgcaacatggtcgtcacctttcaagtcagctgccactattcacaagggaggagtgggcatggatgtctgacctttgtgaggttttacgcaactttgaggaatcaacacatttGGTGAGTGGCGataccgctattatcagcgtcaccatcccacttctgtgtctactgaaatgctcgctgctcacaattaaggccgacgctttgcatgtggaagaggtggaaatgggggaagacattacacagggtgatagccagaccaccctcagttcatcttctctgCACAAATTgaatgatgagaaggaggagcaggagattgttgcctccgctacagagggtagtacccacagcaggtttattccatctgttcagcatggatgggtagaagagaaggtgatgaggacagtgaaatcttgcctgttgggactctggcacacatggctgacttcatgttaggctgcctttcccatgacccacgcgttttacgcattttggccaacaccgattactggttgttgacccttctcgacccccgctacaaagagaacttctcatctctcatttctgtggttaagtggacgagcaaaatggtgcaataccagaaggtccttgtggaaaaattgctccaaaaatttccagttgacaacgctggcggcagagtccgtacttccttgggcaaccgaggaggggagacgaggggaacacacagcagttccaacagaggcagggcaacactctccaaagcctgggacagtttcatgacaccccgccagcaacctcaccctgaagcgcggcctagtggtacaaggagggaaatgttttggaagatggtgaaggaatacatagcagaccatgtcagtgtcCTCCTTGATCCCTCTGTGACTTACAAATACTGGATGTCTAAACTGGACACGAGGCGCGAACTGgcgctttacgccttggaggtgctggccagccctgccgccagcattttgtcaaagcgggtatttagtgctgctgagggCATATTAACAGATAAGCGCTTCCgactgtcaactaaaaatgctgagagattgactcttatcaaaatgaacaaggcctggaatgCCCCTGAcgtctctactccaccagaggaaagtgggtgaacataaaggcactttaaatgtgttgtttataatgtactgaatacactgtattccctgcaccccttccaccacaaacaaggtacATAGTTCAATttctcttttctcatcctcctcctccatcatatcaacatgcttattaggctgccctcgctcctgaggttttagatggtcagatcagcaagcccttgctccaaatgtttttgagggtcaccagcaggcccttgctccaaatgtttttgagggtcaccagcaggccagcaatcataatttttaaagggtgtgtatgatgccctcttttatgtgtaatacagggtgtattggagtgccggttccttgtaatttttggcagccctttcacttagtgcataggatttatgagtgtaggagtcccactaactgaacaattgtaccacaatgtgaatgaggccctccattatggtatatacaggctgtatcggagcgcctcttccttgtaatttttggcagcacttgtactttatatacaagtaaatatacaggaaagaatgtttcctaacaatgtttcctctaaaattgattttatcttcagtttggtgcatattattgtcagtctggaaaagtggcgtactactcggacaacatcgttcccagcagcgaaccagacaccctcctctcttcagagcaggggctgcctggtttaatgctctggttctcccattgacttccattgtgctcggatgctctgtagagcaccagagcatcccaaagttttctactcgagcacccgagcactttgatgctcgatcaacactactgaccaATAATGTGACTATTGGTGCTACCTGGTGGTCTGTGATATAACTACACAGGAACAGAGTTTATAATGCTCTCCTGCCATCTGGTGGTCTGTGCTATAACTACACAGGAACAGAGTTTATAATGCTCTCCTGCCATCTGGTAGTCTGTGCTATAACTACACAGGAACAGAGTTTATAATGctctgctgccacctagtggtctgTGCTATAACTACACAGGAACAGAGTTTATAGTGctctgctgccacctagtggtctgTGCTATAACTACAGCAGGAACAGAGTTTTTTGATGCTctgctgccacctggtggtctttattataaatacagaAGGTTCATAGTTTATGACTCCCTGCTGCCACCATCTATCGTTACACCAATGGGCACTGGGACATCTCTTCTGCCATCTGGCTGTCAATTTTGATTACTGCACAAGTATTTTTACAATCGGGTGTCTCATTACCTTGTAGCTGATTGCTTGACAAGCGCAGCAATCTTCTTGCTTTGGGAGTAGGTCACCTTGTGTGCTCTCTCGTACGTCCTGAGAATTTCCAGCAGACACCTGCACATAGACAGAAGATGCTGTGGCATTCTAGAAGGCTGGTAGACATTACTCTCTATTAGCTTGACATTAGGCTGTGTAAAGTGACATCACTTTGGGGCACAGTCACTTGTACCATCCCAGGAGGCCTCACACATGATACAGAAAGAGCACTCCCCTCACTCACTTCTCTGTCACCTCTACTTTAGAGCTGGCCTTGTGCGACACCAGAAACAGGGTTTCCAGAAGGATCTTGGTTGCACTTCCACCCTTCATGCGCGAGGAACCACAGAGACCTTCAGGCTGAGACACAGAGAGAAGAAATTCATGAGTGTATGCTTTGAGACTGACAACATTTTATTTAGCTGGAGCCACTAAACACAATGCTAGCATCATAAAATTTACTCTATGCATTTTATTTCTAGACTTTATGGTGTCCAATATGGATTCTCTTGACGTAAAAGCCAAGGAGAGAGTATTATAATAAGAGAACCACTGATGGCTTGCAGATATCAGGCTGTTATGTGGACCCTGGCAATGTGGACAGAATGTGAATTGCCACATGTGCATGGACAGACGTGAACCAGAAGACTGGGAGGTGAAAGTCTGTAGGTTGTGTGCACTTACCCCCACTGCCGGATTCAGTATGAATGCCCTCTGAGAATCCTGGAGGTTCTGCATCTGCTCTGCCACCTGCctgaatgtggagttccagcctTCAATCTTGTCATTCCTGGGTAGTAATATTACTGATGAGaaccaaaaaaaatcttctgcGGCCACTTGACTCTGGTCACTTCACCCAAACTATGCCCATTCACTTTACCCAACTCAACCTTGGTCACAAACCCACCTAAGAGTGGTTTCACCCAACCCTGCTCACGTCACCTAATTGACCCTGGCCACTGCACCCATGTGACCCAAGTCACTTAGCCACCTCACCCTGGCCACTTCAATCACTTAATCCAGGTCACTTCACCGCTTGACAATGGCCAGTGCACCCACTTGACTCTGGTCACTTCACCCCCTTGAGACTAGTCACTTCGCCCACCTGATTCTTGTCATTTCACCCACCTGGCCATGGAGACTGGATTAAACCCTACAAGGACTGGCAGGAACACATCCAGGTTCTTCATGCAAAAGTCCAGCTGACCTGCGATGAACGGAGCCTGTAGAGATACAGACATGACTAAGAAGTGATCATCAAGAGCTCACATCAGGTCACCAGATAATGAGAACTATCACCTCATAGCAGCTTTCAGGTGGACTCCAGGAGAATGGACATGTGGAAATGTAGTGGACATGTAGGGTGTACGATTGGTCTCTACATGATGGGGTAGCTGGTGATAGCCAGAGGCCAAGTGCGCTGGTTGTCAGGGGGTAACAACAAGCAGCAATACTTTGGCCAGGGTACTTAGATACAGAAGTGGGGTAGTAAACTGAACTTTTACTCTGAGTGAAGGGAAAACCAGCTCAACATTACATCTATAATCCACTCACTCAAGAGTTGGGTTCAACATGAACCATGACCAAACCTATTCAACATCGCTGAGCATCCAGTAAACAGGGAATGTTGGGAGGAGCACCCCCATAATTCCTAGAATTCATCGCTCAGGCTCTGTTGTGGCCTTGGTCCTGGATCTGGTCAGAGATGTAATTCATCATTAAACGTGAGGATGGAGATGGCTGAATACTCACAGACAGACTGCAGGAGATCCCGATAAACACGACCTTCTTCTTTCCTTCACACACCTGGAAACACATGAATGTTCAGAGAATGAGATAGAAGTAACAACGGGGGGCAAGCGAGACATAAACCAGAAAACTGAGCAAGACCAAGGGTCAAGAGGATGAAAAGGTGGAGGAAAGGACATGAGGACAATGGGTGATGATATGAGGTAACACACAGGATGAGGATGAAGTAAGACTGGAAGTCATTTATAACAAGCCTCACTGCTCTGGTATTTGATGTTTCTTCCCCTTATGTATCATGTGATATAATGTACAATATAATGCACAGGGTGACAGACTGATCGCGTGAGACACGTGGATGCTGTTTTCACGTGTCTCACACTTATGACCACTATTAGCGTTTCATTATGATTAAATATTGCAGTTTCTGCTGTGGCCACTAGATGTCAGTCCAAAAAGCAACTCAAAGAACCACCTAATCTTACAGCCTGCAGCAAAAGCACAAGATTATCACATTTTTCAGCAGTGTTGAAACAGTTAATAATGCTTCTGTACTGTCCAAGCCAAGACGGGCAGCATTGGCAGTGACCGTGGTAGGTAATCTACTGCCAACTGCAGGTGACCCAGTCTCAATGACCGATGATCTGCATGTCCACCTTGAACACCCTACCTGCAGGTCGGTGATGGTCCATGAATACCCTGCACATTATACATGATACCCAGCTGCTGTATGTGGCAGCCTGGTGGTCACTTACTCTCTGCAGTTCCTCCTGTCCACGGGCAGGGTTGTCCTCAGGTGCTTCCTGCGCTGTCACAACAGATCTGCAGATACAATAAGTTACTGAAAAGTCTCACCTCTGCCAGAACAAACAATGAATTCCACGTCAGCGCGTCCTTCCTATCTGATAGGACTGGAAATCGATGTAAAACTGCACCCACCTGTCCCCTCCTGCTATTATGTAGGTATAACACGGGATCTGGTGGAGTCCTTTCATCAGACGGTTGAAGGAATTCTGCAGAATCAGATAAAAGGAGTCATCTGAGACCAGAAGACAGTGAAGAATGAAGAATAAGaggatatttgggggggggggggggcaaaggggtGGCTTACTGGTCAGTGTTCCACCATATATCTGACCAGGGACAATGTCTGTTGTCTTCTATATGTATGTTCCCTATGCTCCTGTATTTTCTCCAAAACTCCTAAATATAATTGACTCAATGATCTTCACCATCATGTATGGTTCTTGAGATTTGAGGTTGCGTGTCTCCATTGAGAACAGAGACCCATGAGAATCCCTGTACAGCCCTCCAGAACTTGCCACCACCAGGGTAAGCCATAGAGGAAACCTGTATGGGACCGTGGTGCTCAGATGGAAACTGGAAGCTCTGGCAGTGCTGGAAATACCCGTACATTACTGGTACATGGCCAAAGACAATGTTGCTAAATGAGA
The genomic region above belongs to Bufo gargarizans isolate SCDJY-AF-19 chromosome 4, ASM1485885v1, whole genome shotgun sequence and contains:
- the GCKR gene encoding glucokinase regulatory protein produces the protein MRGTRKYRHIIDTPDPGKWELAGYEESLPISEKSNPITREMDKADPNTLVQLLRDCDAEIFQEEDETIINYQRLYSESILKTVADIAKKVQQIIENPADGLIVLSGCGTSGRLALLLANSFNRLMKGLHQIPCYTYIIAGGDRSVVTAQEAPEDNPARGQEELQRVCEGKKKVVFIGISCSLSAPFIAGQLDFCMKNLDVFLPVLVGFNPVSMARNDKIEGWNSTFRQVAEQMQNLQDSQRAFILNPAVGPEGLCGSSRMKGGSATKILLETLFLVSHKASSKVEVTEKCLLEILRTYERAHKVTYSQSKKIAALVKQSATSLQKKGHLYLLGWGTLGLVGIMDAVECAPSYNADWRDVRGFINGGYHTLENQEGELTSLGPQFTISHEDFVKSVLPSVSETDTIVFLFTMDDEVTEVEKLVELVKEKTSNIHAICHATAGQYLPNSTKKMIPNPIVITWPILFLEYEGAFIQKFQRELSSKWILDTVTSGAHVLKGKIYRNYIVDFRICNSKHFQRAVSVLQRLSGHPQTHCTETLLQSIYGEQTEQMRNTEISQHIRAATSRDKVLPAAIVSLLRNCPVAEARTRLESSESIRAAIESSLNVPGRKRVAESTESAGRSR